A genome region from Verrucomicrobiia bacterium includes the following:
- a CDS encoding M1 family aminopeptidase, whose translation MRRWLAAGLFVLVSIPPLAARGRWGDRYSDFHYARDRVFDLIHVKLEIAFNETERSLSGKVTHTFTPLLPDQRYLFLDAVGLEIKKVTDPTGNLLLFEQLEEGLKIDLRLPYRAFADTFAVTIEYGGRPKAGLYFIQPDAKYPRKRRQIWTQGETENTRFWIPIYDYPNDRATSEMIVTVPEKYLAVSNGELVSDTRAGGKRVFHWRENVPHVPYLISLVAGEYEMHAETTTVYAGGETKVVPVLFYYPPGEKEKAIRSFGKTGKMMRFFSEKIGVPYPYEKYSQATVDEFMWGGMENISATTQTERTLHDRLAHQDYKSEGLVAHELAHQWWGDLLTCRDWSHIWLNEGFATYFDALFQEYDLGPDYMPVEMRDSRDDYLREDKQYRRPIVTQYYTDPLDVFDSHAYPKGGWVLHMLRNYLGEELWWKGINHYCKKHYAGSVVTADFEKAMEEASGKNLDWFFQQWVYKGGYPELKIRSRWDDSAKATKITVQQTQTTDSLTPLFRMQLPIVVTAAKETIHDTLWIDQKEEVFYIPGSERPKMVEIDPRLTVLKKVDFERTEGALRYQLAQSSFAESRREAAEALGNFVSDETVEALAKALKSGRFFDVRREAALSLGKIRGEKAKKAILAGLSDADSRVRRNCVKALGNFPEDGEVVARLKQVFAADTSYAVAAQVMTTIAELQPKDAFEFLQKGLGRSSHNEVIATAALKGFVELKDAKAVDILFAHTAYGRSFPIRSAAIEALGKLGHYLGRDEGLAASRLKEKIRKTLVGFLSDPKYNARLSAIEALGTFGDPESIEELKKVETSEAHYQLVKAARHSIEEIRTGRKDFSDMDELRARLEGLEDENKGLRQRIEALEKKR comes from the coding sequence ATGCGCCGTTGGTTAGCCGCCGGACTTTTCGTACTCGTTTCGATTCCCCCCCTTGCGGCCCGCGGGCGGTGGGGGGACCGGTATTCCGATTTTCACTACGCCCGCGACCGGGTCTTCGACTTAATCCACGTCAAACTGGAAATTGCCTTCAACGAAACGGAACGCTCGTTATCCGGCAAGGTCACCCACACCTTTACGCCCCTTTTGCCCGACCAGCGATATTTGTTTCTGGATGCCGTCGGGCTGGAGATTAAAAAGGTCACCGACCCGACCGGGAATTTGCTCCTCTTCGAGCAGTTGGAGGAAGGGCTGAAAATCGATTTGCGGCTGCCGTACCGGGCTTTTGCCGACACGTTTGCCGTCACCATCGAATACGGCGGCCGGCCAAAAGCGGGGCTTTATTTCATCCAGCCGGACGCCAAATACCCGCGCAAGCGCCGCCAAATCTGGACGCAGGGGGAGACCGAAAACACCCGCTTTTGGATTCCGATTTACGATTATCCCAACGACCGGGCGACTTCGGAAATGATTGTCACCGTGCCGGAGAAATATCTGGCGGTCTCCAACGGGGAGCTGGTTTCCGACACGCGCGCCGGCGGCAAGCGAGTTTTCCACTGGCGGGAAAACGTGCCGCACGTCCCATATTTGATATCGCTGGTGGCCGGGGAATACGAAATGCACGCCGAGACAACCACCGTCTATGCCGGCGGGGAGACCAAAGTGGTGCCGGTTCTGTTCTACTACCCGCCGGGTGAAAAGGAAAAAGCGATTCGTTCTTTCGGTAAGACCGGCAAGATGATGCGCTTTTTTTCCGAAAAAATCGGCGTGCCGTATCCGTACGAAAAATATTCCCAAGCCACGGTGGACGAGTTTATGTGGGGGGGGATGGAAAACATCTCCGCCACCACCCAGACGGAAAGGACTTTGCACGACCGGCTGGCGCACCAGGATTACAAATCGGAAGGGCTGGTGGCGCACGAGCTGGCCCACCAGTGGTGGGGGGATTTGCTCACCTGCCGGGACTGGTCGCATATCTGGCTGAACGAGGGGTTCGCCACCTACTTCGACGCTTTGTTCCAGGAGTATGATCTGGGCCCCGATTATATGCCGGTGGAGATGCGGGACAGCCGGGATGATTATTTGCGGGAAGACAAACAGTACCGCCGCCCGATCGTCACCCAATACTATACCGACCCTTTGGATGTGTTCGACTCTCATGCCTATCCCAAAGGGGGATGGGTTTTGCACATGCTGCGCAACTATCTGGGTGAGGAGCTTTGGTGGAAGGGAATCAATCACTACTGCAAAAAGCATTACGCCGGCAGCGTGGTCACCGCCGATTTCGAAAAAGCGATGGAAGAAGCGAGCGGCAAGAATCTTGACTGGTTTTTCCAGCAGTGGGTCTATAAAGGAGGGTATCCGGAGCTTAAAATCCGCTCCCGTTGGGATGATTCCGCCAAGGCCACCAAAATCACCGTCCAGCAAACGCAGACAACTGATTCCCTCACACCGCTTTTCCGGATGCAGTTGCCAATTGTCGTTACGGCTGCAAAAGAGACCATTCATGACACGCTCTGGATAGATCAAAAGGAGGAAGTTTTTTACATCCCCGGTTCGGAACGCCCAAAAATGGTGGAAATCGACCCCCGGCTCACGGTTTTGAAAAAAGTGGATTTTGAACGGACGGAGGGGGCTTTGCGCTACCAGTTGGCTCAAAGCTCCTTTGCCGAATCCCGGCGGGAGGCAGCGGAGGCGTTGGGAAATTTCGTTTCAGACGAAACGGTCGAAGCACTGGCCAAGGCGCTGAAGTCCGGCCGGTTTTTCGATGTTCGCCGGGAGGCGGCTTTGTCTCTCGGCAAAATTCGCGGCGAGAAGGCCAAAAAAGCGATTTTGGCCGGTTTGTCGGATGCCGATTCCCGCGTCCGCCGCAATTGTGTAAAAGCGCTTGGAAATTTTCCCGAAGATGGGGAAGTCGTTGCCCGGCTGAAACAGGTTTTTGCCGCCGATACGAGCTACGCCGTGGCGGCGCAGGTAATGACCACTATTGCCGAACTGCAGCCAAAAGACGCCTTCGAGTTTTTGCAAAAAGGGCTTGGGCGTTCCTCCCACAACGAGGTCATCGCCACGGCTGCCTTGAAAGGGTTCGTGGAATTGAAGGATGCCAAAGCAGTCGATATTCTGTTCGCGCACACGGCCTACGGCCGTTCCTTCCCCATCCGCTCGGCCGCCATCGAGGCCTTGGGAAAACTGGGGCATTATCTGGGAAGGGATGAAGGGCTGGCCGCCTCCCGCTTGAAAGAGAAAATCAGAAAAACGCTGGTGGGTTTTTTGAGCGACCCCAAGTACAATGCCCGTCTTTCAGCCATCGAGGCCTTGGGGACTTTCGGCGACCCGGAATCAATTGAAGAGTTAAAAAAGGTTGAAACGAGCGAAGCGCACTACCAACTGGTCAAGGCCGCCCGCCATTCCATCGAGGAAATCCGCACCGGCCGAAAGGACTTTTCCGATATGGACGAGCTGCGGGCCCGCTTGGAAGGGCTGGAGGATGAAAACAAGGGGCTACGACAGCGTATTGAAGCCTTGGAAAAGAAGCGGTAA
- a CDS encoding MqnA/MqnD/SBP family protein produces the protein MLKIGHSPDPDDAFMFYGLAKGKVKIRDFEIEHVMADIQTLNERAFKKELEVTAVSAFAFTQMAGDYWIMKTGASMGEGYGPILVAREPIQTEDLKGKKVAIPGVWTTAYLLAQIYLPPFEPVPVDFANVFETVKSGKAEAGVIIHEGQLTYPETGLHKIADFGQLWFAETGLPLPLGLDVVRKDLGKTLAEEISTGLKKSIEYGFAHEPAALDYALQFGRGIGMATGRKFVRMYVNDYTLDMGQKGERALKLLFDKAAKKGILKTKPEVELV, from the coding sequence ATGCTTAAGATCGGCCATTCCCCTGACCCAGATGATGCTTTTATGTTTTACGGGCTGGCCAAGGGAAAGGTCAAAATCCGGGACTTTGAAATCGAGCATGTTATGGCCGACATTCAGACCTTAAATGAGCGGGCCTTCAAAAAGGAATTGGAAGTCACCGCCGTTTCCGCCTTTGCTTTCACGCAGATGGCCGGGGATTACTGGATAATGAAAACCGGCGCCAGCATGGGGGAGGGCTACGGCCCGATTCTGGTGGCGCGTGAACCGATTCAAACCGAGGATTTGAAAGGAAAAAAAGTGGCTATCCCCGGCGTTTGGACGACGGCTTATCTTTTGGCGCAAATCTACTTGCCGCCGTTTGAACCGGTGCCGGTCGATTTTGCCAACGTGTTTGAAACAGTCAAGAGTGGTAAGGCGGAAGCGGGCGTCATCATCCACGAAGGGCAGTTGACTTATCCGGAAACCGGTTTGCACAAAATCGCCGACTTTGGCCAGCTTTGGTTTGCCGAAACCGGACTCCCTCTCCCCTTGGGGCTGGACGTGGTGCGCAAGGATCTGGGAAAAACGCTGGCGGAGGAAATTTCCACCGGACTTAAAAAAAGCATTGAATACGGCTTTGCCCATGAACCGGCGGCACTGGACTACGCCCTGCAGTTCGGCCGCGGCATCGGTATGGCCACGGGCCGCAAATTTGTGCGGATGTATGTCAACGACTACACCCTCGATATGGGACAAAAAGGGGAGAGGGCCTTGAAGCTGCTTTTCGACAAAGCAGCTAAAAAGGGAATTCTAAAAACTAAACCGGAAGTGGAACTGGTTTAG